tggaggattgctaagagtttgaggccaacctgacactacatagtgaattgcaggtcagcctgaaccggagttagaccctacctctaaaaagagaaagaaagtaaaattatgaTTGATAATCATCAGAAAGAACAATACGAAAGAGAGTTTGAGAATCCCAAGGTAAAACTTAACCCCAGTCTTCTCCATGCCAGAGCCACAGAGGAGGGGTGGCATTTATTTCTTGGTCCCCAACACAGAGGACACATTAAAATGATTTGGCATGCGCACAGGGACTGAGGAGTTAGGAGTCTTCCAGCTCATCATCCTGGGTCTTCTTGGTCTGGTAGGACAGCAAGGACAGCGGCTTGTTCTCATGAGGGAGTGGTTCCAACACCGTCATGTGAATGAACTCACCATCACCGACATCAACCTGCAGAGTGGGGGACCAGTGAAGGAGGTGACGTTTGGGGCCCaggctctgggctagagtgagccttgGAGCAGGTAAGCGAGCACAGGTTACAGGTACTGAGTTGGTGACAATTCCTATCCTGTTCCAACACAAGTCCCTGGGACCCATATTCGTTCCTCCtcctgagacacacacacagacacacacacacacacacacacacacacacacatgctcccggCTGCATGCTGCTCCTCTAAGGGGGTACCTCAGAGGGGATTCCTGGAGCACTCTGCCCGGTGGCCGAGGCCATGACCCCTGGCCTACCTGAGCCACTTCCTCctcagcacccagcacccaccttTATGTAGTAGATGCTGCCAGCCACGACCTGGCTCCTGTAAGACACAGCTTTAAAGACGGAGAACTTCCGGTTTTCCTTCTGCTCAAGCTGGGACTTCACCTAGAAGGGGCAGAACCGCATGACTGAGCCTCAGCAGCAGGTGGCATCCAGCCTGCCAGGTGCCTATACCCCAGCTTATGCCCACCAACCCTTCTCCCCAGGGCTCTGTCCAGCTGTGGACGCAGCAGGCTGTGGGCCTCCAGGGGACTTGGAAAGCGttccttcttccttctgctcAAGCTCATTGACATTCAGTCACACTCACTTGGGCAAGAGACATTTTGATATCTTTGACATCTCTTACCACTTTAtatcctggcttctttttttcacttatcATGCAAACAGTTCATTTTAAagcctgcttttttaaaaacttattttaactAATTCATTGATTCCTTGTTGAAGTTGTGCGTTAAATCGCCGGGCCGTGCACATGCTAAGTacactttctattttttaatttcctttgtcCCTTAAGTATGCTTTCTACCACTGCACTACATCTATGCCCTAAAACATCTTtttggtgttgtttgtttgtttgttttttgaggtaggggctctctccaaacaggctgatctggaattcagtatgtggattcaggttggcctcaaactcatgaccattGACACTCCTTATGATTGCCtggagagagctgggattaaaggcaggcgccaccacgccaggctcatcTTTTAAAATCAAATCTTGTCAGTTGAGCGACAGGGCCTGACTTGACTTGGGAGGAGGCAGCAAGGCAAAAAAGTAGAAAGGAAAGTGACTTTTCTTCTTGCTCAAGACCCTGAGCGATCTCTGGCTGGTCACAAATCTCTGCTTTGATAACAAACAGCCACAGGGTGAACACCCTAACCCAACATATACACTCCTGagcacatttttgttttcttcaaaaaaactttttgttttgttttttgaagtaggataccacgctagcccagggtgacccggaattcattatggagtctcagggtggccttgaactcacagtgatcctcctacctctgcctcccgaatgctgggattaaaggcgttcgacGCCACGCACGGTGCtcttcaaatttttttaattgacgacttccatgattgcaaacaatatcccatggtcatgcCCTCCctccgcccactttcccctttgaaactccattctccatcatgtcgcctccccgtctcaatcagtctcttttatttccatgtcatgatcctttcctcctattatcatggtcttgtgtaggtagcgtcaggcactgcaCTCCTGAACTCTTACCAGCCCCCTTCACCCAGATCTAACTCTCTagtacagatggggaaactgaggcacccgCCCTTGAGCTCTCCTACACGGCCTGGTTAAaacaaccaaaaggaaaaaaaaaaaagaaaaaaagcattttgACAGGGGTCTCCCTCTTTTGTCCAGGCGTCCCGTGGGCTGCACTCCGAGGATGCCACCGTGCAGGCTCGCCAGAGCATCCGCCCCGCGGGGCCAGCCCAGCGCTGCCCGCCTCTCCGGGCTCTCGGTGGCCATCGCGTCCCTCCGCCGCCCAGCGCGTGTCTCCTGGGCTCAGCTCGGACCCCGTCCGGCTCCCGGGTCCCGGAATCCCGCCGGCCCGCCCAGCACCGGCTCCGAGCGGCGGGTGCGGCCGCGCCCCGAGCCCCGCGGGGACGGCTGCGCGGCGGGAGCCGGCGCCCTGCGGCCAGGCGTGGGGAGGCGGCGCGGCCCCGGTGCCCGCGGTCCCCGCCGGCCCGCCCTGACCCGGTTCTCCCGTCCCGGATCCTCACCTTGTCGGCAATCTCCTGGATCTCGGCTGTGGCCGGTTTGGTGTCGGACAAGCCTCCGGTCATCATCTTGGCGGCGGTCTAAGGTCCAGAGCAGGATTGGAGAGGAGAGGGAGCGCGGAGCCCAGCGAGCCATGGTTACCGCCACAAGTTGCATTAAAAACCCTGGTTTGGCTCCGCCCCAGGAACCACGTGACACGACCCAGCCCAGACCAAGCTTGTCCCTTTCcagtcttgaaagaaaaaaaatcctcaaaatcAAAGAGGTCCTTCAAAAGATTCGAAAGTTGGAGAGAATGCGCAGTGTGTAAAGGCACTTGAAAACCCTGGTGGCACCGGGTTCGATCCCTCACTACCCGTGTAAAGTCAGACCCTCAAAGTAACGCgttcacctggagttcattgcaatggcagaaagctctggcatgcccattctttctctctctctgtagctctctaaaataaataaatataatggggaggtaatatgatggagaatggaatttcaaatgggaaagtgtgggggtggggagggagggaattaccatgggatatattttataatcatggaaaatgttaataaaaattttaaaaaataaatattttggtggggggtgttttataaatattttatacatttatttgagaaagaaagagagagagagtaaggtagggagagaatgggcatgtcagtgcctctatccattgcaaaccaACTGTTGATGttggcaccaccatgtgcttctggcttaagtgggtactggggaatcaaacctcggtcattatgcttcacaggcaagctccttagcccgtaagccatctctccagcccttttttggtttttctttaaatatatatataatctctctatatatatatatagatatatacagtATTTagttgttcattcattcattcattcactcatttgaaagagggagagagagaaagagtgagagaggaatgggtgcgccagggcctccagccagggcaaatgaattccacatgcatgcacccccttgtgcatctggcttaagtgggtcctggagaattgaacctggataatggtaaatgctttaacctctaagccatctttccagcccccctttttttttgttccgggcaggttctcactttagcccaggctgacctggaattcactatgtatacttTTAGAGTTGCCTGGCACTCAttgtggtcctcttacctctgcctgctggctacagggatgaaaggcatgcacaaccaggggctggagagatggcttagttaaggcacttgcctgagaaaccctGGCACTCGGGTTTGAtacccttataagccagatgtacaaggtggtgcatacatctggagtttgtcctgtattttttgtctgtttgtttttcaaggaagggtctcgctgtagtccagactggaattcactacatagtctcagggtggcctcaaactcatggtgatcctccacctctgccttccaagtgctgcgactatcggtgtgtgccaccacacccagctttttaaaaaatgttgttacttattttaaaatacattttatttatttatttacttgaaaggcagaaggagtagagagggacagaatgggcatgcaagggcctccagatacttcaaatgaactccagatgcatgcaccactttgtgcatctggcttacatgggtcttggagcaTTGGtcgaggatcctttggctttgcaggcaaacgccttaacgacTAAACGATATTCCCagcctgcttttatttatttatttgtttgtttgtttgcagataCAGGGATGCATAAAGAGTACAAGTGCAAGAAgctctccaggcactgcaaacacactcGAGATGCATGCCACTGCGTAGTCGGCTCTGTGTAGTACTGGGAATAGACCCAGGTTGTTAGGatacacaggcaaatgccttaactgctgagccatctcttcagccctatttttcattttttttttaaatttattttgagagtgacagacagagagaaagacagatagagggagagagagagaatgggcgagccagggcttccagctactgcaaacgaactccagacgcatgcgcccccttgtgcatctggctacgtgggacctggggaactgagcctcgaaccggggtccttaggcttcaaaggcaagcgcttaaccgctaagccatctctccagcccctatttttcatttttttaaagaagagcttttatttacttttttgaacggacggagagagagagagaatgaattggccaGGGTGACCAGCTACTACAAAGTaattccagattcatatgccagtttgtgcatctggctttacatgggtactagggtgtCAAACTCAGGCCATAAGATTTTgtaagccagggcctttagccactgagcaatttctcatACAGCCCAAGCTGAGCCCAAGGATGGCAGGACCCTATTTATAGTTCTTCACATGGCTGACATGCAGGCCAGGACACAACACACCAGATTGAGAATGGCGGCAAACGGAGGTGGCAGGCCAAGAGCCTGAGCTCCCATGGGCCCTGTGGACACCAAACTTTGGAGAGAAGTCCTCCTGTGCACAGAGGCCTCCCAAGACGGGCAAGGAGTGGGGCACCGGGCCAGTTTCTCAGAGCCATTCTGCATGTACTCAGCTGCTGCTCATGCAGACAGCTCAGTTCCTGTCATGCATACTCAGAGGATGGCACATTTCCTGGCAAGGCATGGCATTTCTTGTGCTGTAATCCTTCTTGCTTCAGTTCTTGGGTGTCTGCAAACACCCCAGGCGCTGGGCAGGACAGGGGCTCAGCAGACTCAGCATTTTATTTGATTGCTTATCTCCAGGGATCTAGATGAGCTACCCAGGGGAAGGGTGGAGAGGGAAGGATTGGAGCACCTGGTTCCCTTCTTTCAGGCTGACATACCTGCTGTACCCCATCAAGACCCCAGTGCAGATAGCAGGGGTCTTGCCTCTCACCTCCCAGCAGGCCCTCAAGATCTCCTGACAGTCCTTGCAAGACAGCCTGGGGATCTTTGCAACCTTCTCTGTGAGGCTCGCTTCAACCTATGTGAGTGCCCCCCTGCCACACGCCTCACCCCGTCATTGCATTCCTGCCCCCACTTGTAGTGCTCCTTGGTCTGACCTTCCATGCTATAAGGGAAGCCAGGACGTATCTCTTAGTCtctaaatctagggctggagagatggcctatgtGTTAAGCGGTTGcatgtgatgcctaaggatcccagttcaaagctcgattccctaggacccacgtaaaccagatgcacaaggtggcacatgcatctgcagttcgtttgcagtggctggaggtccgggcacacccattctgtctctccccatctgcttctttctttttctgtctgtcgctctgaagtaaataaataaaataaaaaacaatgtgaGTCCAATCATGCAGTTTCTCATGTTTGGGAGATACGCAGCATGGGTCTGGTTAGGGGAGGGCGAGGCTGTGGTCCTGGCATGACAGCCTTGTAAGAGTGTTTGTGTCGCAGTCATGGGCCGTGGTATGAAAACGCTTTAGAAGCCCATCTTCAGTCAAGCTGCTCACAGCATGACATTAAGCCCAGGAAAAAGGGGAGCCAACTGTGGGTGTCCTGTCCTTTGTCCAAGCAGGCACGGTAGGAGCTGGCTGTGCCAACGCTGCACATCCCTCAGCAGAAAGAGTTAATTCACCTGGGCACAGTCAGTGCTGGCACACGCTTGacctctgcacttgggaggcagaggtaggaagatcactgtgcgttcggggcagcctgagactacacagtgaattccactctaggtcaagaagaaggagaaggagtgggggaaaccaactgctctgtaattggactgaaggcccccatatgggagggaatacacgcctggtaccgaaaacctaatcaaaagcctatggcaggagtggtcatgagccttaggggtataaagcctgctcttgtctggataaatgcatatattactctcaccaaattgccctgaaagcactacacttaatgttcacactcatatattaatgttactctcacttctggttagagaagcttctcttttcagatggcgatgaccccTGTAATGGCCCGAaatgcaacatagtgctgagaagaagggacggaggagtgtccagcactgaaacatctctagcgcaccctccaaggctcagggtctattgccaaagaggtggcggaaagaatgtaagagtcaaaggaaggggaccacttctttgtttttttttaggtagggaaGAGACAGtttatatttttgtacatttttgttcACAGAGCTAAGACCACTTCTTACTACAACAGtcaggacagaatttggccttgatatccaagacctcacagtgcctagcaatacccagcAAGACCCTCaagataagagaaaaagatgatggcatcaaatcaAAACAGACTAACGCAGAGAAGGAGGGGATGTCACAGAGAGCAGAgccatgaaggagaaagtgggggacaggaggagaggggagggaaatactatggtttgttgtctttaagtatagaagttgtcataatatatgtatataataaaaatcaaaagaaggaaaggaaggaggaggaggagaacaaggggcagggcaggaggaagagagggaagaggagagagagggagtgcacACTGCTCCCGGCCGGTCAAGCTTTCTAGTTGTCCTTGGAGCACAAAGACTGGATCCCCCAGGTGCacaactttttctttgtttgtttttttgaggtacggtctcactgtagcccaggctgacctggaattcactaggtagtgtcagggttacctcaaactcatggagatcctcctacctctgcctcccgagtgctgggatgaaaggcatgcatcacaCCGCCCGGCCCAGGTTCTCAGTTGTGCCTCTTGCTGATGTGAATGCAGATCTGTGCAGTGCGATCTCTCACGTAGTGAGCATCTCCTCTCGCCCAGTCAGCCGCTCTGCAACAGCCCCTCTTTCCCACACAGGCAGATGGAGTGGGAGCTGCTCTGGCTCCTCTTGCAGCTCATGAGGACACTGTTAGCTTTCCTGGGAACTCCATCAGGACTGTGGTCCTGGCCTCAGCGGACCCAGTCATGGCCACCCTGCTCTGCAGGAGGGCAACACCAAGGTCCCAAGCTCTGAGACAAGTGAGGCTCCCTGAGGAACTTGACTGAGAGCCAGGACAGTGTCTGCCACAGGGTTGAGGTCTGTGCTGTCCTTAGAGTCTGAGTGAGGTCCTGGGGCTCTTAGGGTGTCACCCGCTCAGTGCATCCCATCTTCCAGGTCCAGTGGAAACAGGTGCCTTGCTGGGCTGAGGAGCATTTGTAAGTGGGCTCCTTCCCTTCATCGTGTGCATGGAAACTGAGTTTCCTCTTCTCAGAGCCTGAAGGGCATCTGCCCCTCCTGCCTTCTTCAGGGCACGCCAGGGGGGAACTTAGCAGGTCTCAGACATTCAATGGTATTTTCGTCTCTTGCCCTACTCTGAACATGCCAATCGGGAACCTAGTAAGTCTTCCACTGAAAAAGTTTACTCTGATTTGCACTATTTTAAAGtagattttgggttttttgttatattctttttctgattttaataaggagggtcttgctctacctcaggctaacctctttacaggttggccttgaactcatggcaatcctcctacctgttcctcCCAACAGTATGTTAATGTTTGTGGAGGGGCAGAGTCTCAAACCCGAGTGACCCATGTTCTCAGCACGCACTCCGCATCTGAGCGACCATTTGCTCTTGACGTACTGTAAGAACGGGATGTCCAGTCATTTTCAGCGCCTTCagtgaccatctccccagctccatggaCTCATCCAATCCCTCACTGGGCTTCATCACCCCAGAATCCAGACACCTCATCTGGCAGTGGACTCCCCAAACCACTGCACTCGAAGGAGGCCACTGCGGCTGAGGAATGTCCATGGCCTCACCCTGATTCTGGAAAACATCACCTGTCCTCAACCTCATCAC
The genomic region above belongs to Jaculus jaculus isolate mJacJac1 chromosome 5, mJacJac1.mat.Y.cur, whole genome shotgun sequence and contains:
- the LOC123460759 gene encoding cystatin-B-like, whose amino-acid sequence is MMTGGLSDTKPATAEIQEIADKVKSQLEQKENRKFSVFKAVSYRSQVVAGSIYYIKVDVGDGEFIHMTVLEPLPHENKPLSLLSYQTKKTQDDELEDS